A section of the Spirosoma pollinicola genome encodes:
- a CDS encoding acyltransferase family protein, which translates to MPIRSDRNAGIDVFRLLAALMVVVNHSRFTDEGPYLTLLGRWTVLFFFMVSGYYFQQAFHKQSMKAFAKTLKALVTLLLVANFFYLLFVGITDGSLHSLNTYFTLFVGTYFHLWFLTSLLMGYGLLWLFLVNDCERFLPLLAVGALLLTLGLNPYSYLVGLSPHPIYARSLLSIPFLCIGFLIAKLGLETRLSRWTAYGMVALGAGLQLGEAWLLSRNEPASLPYNFVDGTVLFAAGLFLVALQLPLIPTSPLSYYGQRYSLAFYLYHPAVNYLTSQLWPKDDKIACWLGPFLSVLLLFLVLLVLDRISPGSIQMLTGNFQRYALVRKYNGR; encoded by the coding sequence GTGCCAATTCGTTCTGATCGCAATGCCGGTATTGACGTGTTTCGACTCCTGGCCGCCTTAATGGTGGTGGTCAATCACAGTCGATTTACCGATGAAGGGCCCTACCTAACGCTATTGGGAAGATGGACAGTCCTATTCTTCTTTATGGTTAGCGGCTACTACTTTCAGCAAGCTTTTCATAAGCAATCGATGAAGGCTTTTGCCAAAACCCTAAAAGCGTTAGTTACCCTGCTCCTAGTAGCTAATTTCTTTTACCTCCTCTTTGTAGGCATTACCGATGGGTCACTCCACTCGCTCAACACGTATTTTACCCTGTTTGTGGGCACCTACTTCCATCTTTGGTTTCTGACCTCTCTGTTGATGGGCTATGGCCTACTTTGGCTCTTTTTAGTCAATGACTGCGAGAGGTTTTTACCTCTTCTAGCGGTAGGGGCCCTGCTGCTCACCTTGGGTCTAAACCCCTACAGTTATCTGGTTGGTCTATCGCCTCATCCTATTTATGCCCGCTCTCTTTTGTCCATTCCTTTTCTATGCATCGGCTTTTTAATTGCTAAGTTGGGCCTAGAGACGCGCCTGTCAAGGTGGACGGCTTACGGGATGGTCGCGCTGGGAGCCGGGCTACAGCTAGGAGAAGCCTGGCTCTTATCCAGAAATGAGCCAGCCAGCTTGCCTTACAATTTTGTTGACGGCACCGTGTTGTTTGCGGCCGGCCTGTTTTTAGTCGCTTTGCAGCTCCCCCTAATCCCTACCAGTCCGCTAAGTTATTATGGTCAGCGGTATTCGTTGGCTTTTTATCTGTATCATCCGGCAGTAAATTACTTAACAAGCCAATTATGGCCAAAGGATGACAAAATAGCTTGTTGGCTTGGGCCCTTTTTATCGGTATTGTTACTTTTCTTGGTACTGCTTGTTTTAGACCGCATCAGCCCCGGTAGTATTCAAATGTTAACAGGCAATTTTCAGCGCTATGCACTGGTTAGAAAGTATAACGGGAGGTAA
- a CDS encoding GNAT family N-acetyltransferase encodes MGIARSLTDFCYCCYLSDLVVRDDYKEQGIGRELVRLTKYHAGEGCKLILPSSPEAVGFYTKTGMEPITTAFIIRRSK; translated from the coding sequence GTGGGTATAGCTCGCTCCTTAACGGACTTTTGTTATTGTTGCTACTTGTCAGATCTGGTCGTCCGAGATGATTACAAAGAGCAAGGTATTGGAAGAGAATTAGTCAGACTAACCAAATATCATGCGGGTGAGGGGTGCAAGCTAATTCTGCCCTCTTCCCCGGAAGCCGTTGGTTTTTATACCAAAACAGGCATGGAGCCAATTACCACGGCCTTCATCATTCGTCGATCTAAATAA
- a CDS encoding amidohydrolase family protein — MKTSFFSIFVLVAIFGVVKPRLPVRSPTAYSSQQASQPAYFVIKNVNVIPMTSPGAVIIQASVVIRNGYIESLNGAVTPEAVLIDGNGKWLIPGLIDMHVHTPTDFSLGPLVPTQPPDVTFNTQDIMTPFIANGVTTIVNLNANMDSFSQRKEIQKGQVTGPRIALAALINGGQGAGRRANTAQAGRQAVRDAKAEGYELIKLYSQLNIETYVAIIDEANKLGLKTVGHIPDAFGGKLRQAFVPHFGMVAHAEEFSKQANEFSDQEARRFARLAKENGTWLSPTLTAMVRIAEQARSLDNLKRLPELAYIHPLLQSKWLTANNYNQNTSPERVAYFDKLVRFHGQLVRAFKQAGVPMVAGTDTGVSGVVGGFSLQDELALLQQAGLTPEEVLLSATRLPATWLGINAQVGTIEAGKWADLVLLEANPLDDIKNTRTITGVFVNGHWLAKAQLRAMLAELANRNRASTDQFDWRKIMGNIK, encoded by the coding sequence ATGAAAACTAGTTTCTTCTCTATTTTCGTTCTGGTAGCCATTTTTGGGGTCGTTAAGCCTCGGCTACCCGTTCGATCCCCTACGGCTTATTCATCCCAACAAGCCTCTCAGCCAGCCTATTTCGTGATTAAAAATGTGAATGTCATTCCCATGACCTCGCCGGGTGCGGTTATCATTCAGGCTAGCGTCGTCATCCGAAACGGCTACATTGAATCCCTGAACGGAGCGGTCACGCCAGAAGCGGTGCTCATTGATGGAAACGGAAAATGGCTCATTCCCGGACTCATCGATATGCACGTTCATACCCCGACCGATTTTTCTCTTGGGCCGCTAGTGCCCACCCAGCCGCCGGACGTAACCTTTAACACCCAGGATATCATGACGCCTTTCATCGCCAACGGGGTGACCACGATCGTAAATCTGAATGCCAACATGGACTCCTTTTCGCAACGAAAGGAAATACAAAAGGGCCAGGTGACCGGCCCTCGCATCGCGTTGGCCGCCCTGATTAATGGTGGCCAGGGCGCTGGCCGACGAGCCAATACCGCCCAGGCAGGTCGTCAGGCAGTTCGGGATGCCAAAGCGGAAGGCTACGAATTGATAAAGCTCTATTCACAACTCAATATCGAAACGTATGTAGCCATTATTGATGAAGCCAATAAACTCGGCTTAAAGACCGTCGGCCATATTCCGGATGCGTTTGGGGGAAAATTGAGGCAAGCCTTTGTCCCCCATTTCGGGATGGTCGCCCATGCGGAGGAATTTTCTAAACAGGCTAACGAGTTCAGTGATCAGGAAGCGAGGCGTTTTGCCCGGCTGGCCAAAGAAAACGGCACCTGGTTATCGCCTACCTTGACGGCCATGGTTCGGATCGCTGAGCAGGCCCGTTCGCTGGACAATCTCAAACGCTTACCCGAGCTGGCCTATATACATCCGCTGCTACAGAGTAAATGGCTGACGGCCAATAACTACAACCAGAACACGAGCCCGGAACGGGTGGCTTATTTTGACAAACTGGTTCGATTTCATGGTCAATTAGTACGGGCCTTTAAACAGGCCGGTGTGCCGATGGTGGCCGGAACGGACACCGGGGTTTCGGGCGTTGTGGGTGGCTTTTCTTTACAGGATGAATTGGCCCTTTTGCAACAAGCCGGATTAACTCCTGAAGAAGTGCTGCTATCCGCCACCCGGTTGCCCGCCACTTGGCTGGGGATCAACGCCCAAGTGGGCACCATCGAAGCCGGGAAATGGGCAGACCTGGTTTTGTTGGAGGCCAATCCGCTTGACGATATAAAAAATACCCGAACCATTACGGGTGTTTTTGTCAACGGCCACTGGCTAGCGAAGGCTCAATTAAGGGCTATGCTGGCTGAGCTGGCTAACCGGAATAGGGCCTCAACCGATCAATTTGATTGGAGGAAAATAATGGGCAATATAAAATGA
- a CDS encoding RNA polymerase sigma factor — protein sequence MHSATDPSSFLSETSPTALLPIHSQEDFGRFYDHYAPPIYGHLLRQTTDASLAASILAEVFRTIWVERNTFNEHQARSIKQHPISWLLSIAHQNESLIQTLEANGHRLVGQLKSSKLESLASTADWQRIKSAHR from the coding sequence ATGCACTCGGCTACTGATCCCTCTTCTTTTCTGAGTGAAACTTCCCCCACCGCCCTCCTGCCCATCCACAGTCAAGAGGATTTTGGTCGTTTCTATGATCACTACGCCCCCCCGATTTATGGGCACTTGCTCCGCCAAACTACCGACGCTTCCTTAGCCGCCTCTATTCTGGCGGAGGTTTTTCGGACTATATGGGTCGAGCGAAACACCTTTAACGAGCATCAGGCCCGCTCCATCAAACAACATCCGATAAGTTGGTTACTAAGCATTGCTCATCAAAACGAAAGCCTAATCCAAACCCTAGAGGCCAATGGGCACAGACTAGTTGGACAACTAAAATCAAGTAAGCTAGAAAGCCTTGCTAGTACAGCTGACTGGCAACGTATCAAGTCAGCTCATCGGTAA
- a CDS encoding alpha/beta fold hydrolase, with protein MTLTYSRRGSGKPLLLLHGIGSSLKTWDLILDELATQRDVIALDLPAS; from the coding sequence ATGACTCTGACTTATAGCCGGCGTGGGTCCGGTAAACCACTTTTGCTGCTTCACGGCATTGGCAGTTCCCTGAAGACTTGGGATCTCATTCTGGATGAGTTGGCCACCCAGCGGGATGTAATCGCGCTGGACTTACCCGCTAGCTAG
- a CDS encoding cold-shock protein — MATGTVKFFNDSKGFGFIKPDDGGEDIFVHASGLIDQLRENDKVKFTVERGKKGLNAVNVELA; from the coding sequence ATGGCAACAGGAACGGTAAAATTTTTCAATGACAGTAAGGGCTTTGGCTTCATTAAACCCGATGATGGGGGCGAAGACATTTTTGTCCACGCTTCAGGACTGATCGATCAACTGCGGGAGAACGACAAAGTCAAATTCACCGTTGAGCGGGGCAAAAAAGGCTTAAACGCGGTCAACGTTGAACTGGCTTAG